From the Leptospira biflexa serovar Patoc strain 'Patoc 1 (Paris)' genome, one window contains:
- the queD gene encoding 6-carboxytetrahydropterin synthase QueD: MEEIELSKTFGFEAAHFLPNVPEGHKCKRMHGHSFRFAVYLKGEIDPHTGWIMDFGELKSIVKPILDEHLDHYVLNDVPGLENPTSENIAVWLWNQLKPKLPLLDKITLYETCTSSCVYRGPKK; this comes from the coding sequence ATGGAAGAGATCGAACTTTCCAAAACCTTTGGTTTTGAAGCTGCCCATTTTTTACCGAATGTTCCAGAAGGACACAAATGCAAACGGATGCATGGCCACAGCTTTCGTTTTGCAGTGTATTTAAAGGGTGAAATTGATCCCCATACAGGTTGGATCATGGATTTTGGGGAATTAAAATCGATCGTAAAACCAATCTTAGATGAACATTTGGATCATTATGTATTGAATGATGTTCCTGGTTTAGAAAATCCAACCAGCGAAAACATTGCTGTTTGGCTTTGGAACCAACTGAAACCAAAACTTCCCTTACTCGATAAAATCACATTGTATGAAACTTGCACGAGTTCTTGTGTGTACAGGGGTCCAAAAAAGTAA
- the queC gene encoding 7-cyano-7-deazaguanine synthase QueC — protein MVSILDSSFKSKTEKKGAIVLLSGGLDSTTCLYLAAKDFGYPKNKKLPLLALSFDYSQKHKIELTKSKKIAKTLGIKHVIQKLDPGFFLGSSLTESKIKVRKNAKSLFSGDETEIPNTYVPGRNILFLSFALSLAEGHGYDSIYIGVNALDYSGYPDCRPEFIDSFQKMANLGTKKGVSGTGDSIQIKTPLLHLGKKEIIELGMSVGAPLGLTHSCYDPVSGKPCGKCDSCILRAKGFLEVGLKDPAL, from the coding sequence ATGGTTTCCATTCTGGATTCCTCTTTCAAATCTAAAACTGAAAAGAAAGGTGCCATCGTACTTCTGTCAGGTGGACTTGATTCAACGACTTGTTTGTATTTGGCTGCCAAGGATTTTGGATATCCTAAAAATAAAAAATTACCACTCCTAGCTCTTTCCTTTGATTATTCTCAAAAACATAAAATAGAGCTGACCAAAAGTAAAAAAATCGCAAAAACCCTTGGGATCAAACATGTGATCCAAAAATTGGATCCAGGATTTTTTTTAGGAAGTTCTCTCACTGAATCAAAAATTAAGGTAAGGAAAAACGCCAAATCACTATTTAGTGGTGATGAAACAGAAATTCCGAATACCTATGTTCCTGGACGTAACATTCTCTTTTTATCTTTTGCTTTATCACTCGCAGAAGGGCATGGGTATGATTCGATTTATATTGGAGTGAATGCACTCGATTATTCAGGTTATCCTGATTGTAGACCTGAGTTCATTGATTCCTTCCAAAAGATGGCAAACCTTGGGACGAAAAAAGGGGTGAGTGGGACAGGGGATTCGATCCAGATCAAAACACCTCTCCTTCATTTGGGTAAAAAAGAAATCATCGAACTAGGAATGTCAGTCGGAGCTCCTCTAGGACTCACACATTCTTGTTATGATCCTGTGAGTGGAAAACCATGCGGCAAATGTGATTCTTGTATTTTACGGGCCAAAGGATTTTTGGAAGTTGGTTTGAAAGATCCGGCGTTGTGA
- a CDS encoding SGNH/GDSL hydrolase family protein has product MRKLVLLILLLPFVQCDKTKTSNDMFLIGIFRPTLGMFGDSIMALWPAEEQLKPFVVVKNAFPVRKSSDILYSIQTDQSRYHACIYNGGVNDFLGNFSPNQLAIESTVQNQIQALTSLQGKCDHILAINFWYVEFPWPTEAVLRLNQLMKERINFVPRLDTEVMIKSSDLLDGGHLTDRGYQKLADKTLEHFETRIPWIDFLPR; this is encoded by the coding sequence ATGCGCAAATTGGTTCTCCTCATCCTCTTATTACCATTTGTACAATGCGATAAAACCAAAACATCGAATGATATGTTTCTCATTGGAATCTTCCGACCAACATTAGGGATGTTTGGTGATAGTATTATGGCATTGTGGCCAGCTGAAGAACAACTCAAACCATTTGTTGTTGTTAAAAATGCATTTCCTGTAAGAAAATCTTCCGATATTCTCTATTCGATCCAAACTGACCAATCCAGGTATCATGCATGCATTTATAATGGAGGAGTGAACGATTTTTTAGGAAATTTCTCCCCAAACCAGCTGGCAATTGAATCTACAGTACAAAATCAAATCCAGGCACTCACGTCACTCCAAGGCAAATGTGATCATATTCTCGCGATCAATTTTTGGTATGTTGAATTTCCTTGGCCAACGGAAGCTGTGTTGAGGTTGAATCAATTGATGAAGGAAAGGATCAATTTTGTGCCACGTTTGGATACAGAGGTTATGATCAAAAGCTCAGATTTATTAGATGGAGGTCATCTAACAGATAGAGGTTATCAAAAACTCGCTGATAAAACTTTGGAACATTTTGAAACCAGGATTCCTTGGATTGATTTTTTACCCAGATGA
- a CDS encoding MBOAT family O-acyltransferase — MLFNSFVFVVFFVSLYTIYWQLNSRFQKLTILIGSLIFYGYWDLLFLCHFLLIVLLNYAFYKITNYKFNKIQITGILVFNLLNLIFFKYFYFLVNIIKDLFGYQQITEVTSFLPNIVLPLAISFYTFQILAFQIDVYRGKIQSSVSAIDFTIFIMFFPQLIAGPIMRHTDFFKQLHSKKRFLELPFNAGGYLILLGVLKKVIVADNISPLIEPFFSHPENFNFLSALLSVYGFAIQIYCDFSGYCDIARGLALLLGYDIPVNFNAPYFSTSLKEFWQRWHITLSQWLRDYLYISLGGNRFGNIRTYFNLVVTMVLGGLWHGANYTFLVWGALHGMYLIVERVLTTKKESTTFHFVKLAKGIIVFHLVCFAWLFFRIESIQDFQTIYHNLIQQSGIDIAEIPKLYRLIAIGFLLHTYEYFQRNVAIQFKYRKMFLPSLAIICGILVLTLTSNSSQFIYFQF, encoded by the coding sequence GTGTTATTTAACTCATTTGTATTTGTCGTATTTTTTGTATCATTATATACCATCTATTGGCAACTGAATTCTAGATTTCAAAAACTGACCATTTTAATTGGCTCCCTAATCTTTTATGGGTATTGGGATCTTTTGTTTTTGTGCCATTTTCTCTTAATTGTTTTACTCAATTACGCATTTTATAAGATCACAAATTATAAATTTAATAAGATTCAAATTACAGGTATTCTTGTATTTAATTTATTAAATTTAATCTTTTTTAAGTATTTTTACTTTTTAGTAAATATTATCAAAGATTTGTTTGGATACCAACAAATTACAGAAGTAACTTCTTTTTTACCGAACATAGTGTTACCTCTTGCGATTAGTTTTTATACCTTTCAAATTTTAGCATTTCAAATTGATGTATATAGAGGAAAAATTCAATCATCAGTATCGGCTATAGATTTTACAATTTTCATTATGTTTTTTCCTCAATTGATTGCCGGTCCAATCATGAGGCATACAGATTTTTTCAAACAATTACACAGCAAAAAAAGATTTTTGGAGCTTCCTTTCAATGCAGGTGGTTACCTCATCTTGTTGGGTGTTTTAAAAAAAGTTATTGTTGCGGATAATATTTCTCCATTAATCGAACCATTCTTTAGCCATCCTGAAAATTTTAATTTTTTAAGTGCTCTTTTGTCTGTTTATGGCTTCGCAATCCAAATCTATTGTGATTTTTCCGGATATTGTGACATTGCACGAGGTTTGGCATTATTGCTTGGATACGATATTCCCGTTAACTTTAATGCACCTTACTTTTCTACTTCATTAAAAGAATTTTGGCAAAGGTGGCATATCACCCTTTCACAATGGTTGCGTGATTACCTTTACATTTCGTTAGGTGGAAATCGATTTGGAAATATTCGAACTTATTTTAATTTAGTAGTCACTATGGTGTTAGGTGGTTTGTGGCATGGTGCGAACTATACTTTTTTAGTATGGGGTGCATTACACGGAATGTATTTAATAGTAGAAAGAGTTTTGACAACTAAGAAAGAAAGTACTACATTTCATTTCGTTAAGCTAGCAAAAGGAATCATTGTATTTCATTTGGTCTGTTTTGCGTGGTTATTTTTTAGAATTGAAAGTATTCAAGATTTTCAAACTATTTATCACAATTTAATTCAGCAATCTGGAATTGATATTGCTGAAATTCCAAAATTGTACCGATTGATCGCGATTGGTTTTTTGCTTCATACGTATGAGTATTTCCAAAGAAATGTAGCGATACAATTCAAATATAGAAAAATGTTTTTGCCTAGTTTAGCGATCATATGCGGTATACTAGTGTTAACGTTAACTTCAAATTCATCTCAGTTCATATACTTTCAATTCTAG
- a CDS encoding DUF1574 family protein, translating into MKLKKFRILYLFLLFFAIDKLVLIPSVRAFLTSEEVGNPYIESFKNLNADYLNDDRYKDKKKIWAFGTSRSFSFYQYASIPYIQNSEYISNQQKKELENYKVYTFAAPGSNPLIYFTRFNQLLEQNYKPDLVFLEVSAFSFNKNNRFTNITLLEGVPLEFAMAHFNELPNDFAKEYFFSRLFSLSRYKISTKAISANIFGTKDKNMEMLKNFLPANSGSVDPFASAFDTKTNREEYPYSPNNFNDFKNYPNNDMDKYVKVSMLVDVLKKEFYGNFTDNQNNFQFLSNIINRCQKEKIPVVLWIPKVHKELNDFYHSANFYPQWKMKIQTLAEQKGIRFIDLNEDGKIKCDYFNDAAHISGRCLPEIEANVLGIPK; encoded by the coding sequence ATGAAATTAAAAAAATTCCGCATTTTATACTTATTTTTGTTATTTTTTGCCATTGATAAATTGGTTTTGATTCCTTCTGTAAGGGCTTTTTTGACAAGTGAAGAAGTTGGAAATCCATATATTGAATCTTTTAAAAATCTTAATGCAGATTATTTAAATGACGATCGATATAAAGACAAAAAGAAAATATGGGCATTCGGAACTTCCCGATCTTTTAGTTTTTATCAATATGCTTCCATACCTTATATTCAGAATTCAGAATATATCTCTAACCAACAAAAAAAGGAACTAGAAAATTATAAGGTTTATACTTTCGCAGCACCTGGTTCCAATCCATTGATCTATTTTACACGATTCAATCAATTGTTAGAACAAAACTACAAACCCGATCTTGTATTTTTAGAAGTTTCCGCTTTTTCATTTAATAAAAACAATCGTTTTACCAATATTACCTTGTTAGAAGGGGTTCCATTGGAATTCGCCATGGCACATTTTAACGAATTACCAAATGATTTTGCCAAAGAATATTTTTTCTCCCGATTATTTAGTTTGAGTCGTTATAAAATTTCTACAAAAGCGATTTCTGCCAATATATTTGGAACAAAAGATAAAAATATGGAAATGTTAAAGAATTTTTTGCCAGCTAACTCTGGTTCTGTTGATCCATTTGCAAGTGCTTTTGATACAAAAACCAATCGGGAAGAATATCCTTATAGTCCAAATAACTTCAATGATTTTAAGAATTATCCAAATAATGATATGGATAAGTATGTCAAAGTATCAATGTTAGTGGATGTTTTAAAAAAGGAATTTTATGGAAATTTTACAGATAATCAAAACAATTTCCAATTTTTATCAAATATCATCAATCGATGCCAAAAAGAAAAAATCCCTGTGGTTTTATGGATCCCAAAGGTGCACAAAGAACTCAATGATTTTTATCATTCAGCAAATTTTTACCCTCAATGGAAAATGAAAATCCAAACGTTAGCAGAGCAAAAAGGAATTCGGTTTATTGATCTGAATGAAGATGGCAAAATCAAATGCGATTATTTCAATGACGCCGCTCATATTTCTGGAAGGTGTTTGCCAGAGATCGAAGCAAATGTTTTAGGAATTCCTAAGTAG
- a CDS encoding PA domain-containing protein — translation MKTFILIIISSHLFFVNCETANKENIGIVLALLNATSPSNTGTETGSGNNSVTVDFAYSMSDTGAGIPISITPTSLQPATGLNFSVSPSLPAGLSLNSVTGAISGTPTLYAAKIDYDITGQINQSSKTLKINFGVSQLTNDRLSETIPSRPIGLNLTYNVTGQLIQANPIDACAAIQNNVTGKVVLVRRGTCGFQDKVLNAQTAGAIAVIHYDNNVSNNVPIVNPYPDPNLISIPTTIISGNAGTDLVDSLATFNTNATLRR, via the coding sequence ATGAAAACGTTTATTTTAATTATTATCTCTTCACACTTGTTTTTTGTGAATTGTGAAACTGCAAACAAAGAGAATATAGGTATTGTATTAGCTTTACTGAATGCTACATCTCCTTCCAATACTGGAACTGAAACAGGTAGTGGAAACAATAGCGTAACCGTAGATTTTGCTTATTCAATGAGTGATACAGGTGCTGGAATCCCAATCTCTATCACACCAACTAGTCTACAACCTGCGACGGGACTGAATTTTTCAGTTTCTCCTAGTTTGCCTGCAGGATTAAGCTTAAATTCAGTAACTGGTGCGATTTCAGGCACACCAACTTTGTATGCAGCAAAAATTGATTATGATATTACTGGTCAAATCAACCAAAGCTCTAAAACATTAAAAATCAATTTTGGTGTGAGCCAACTGACAAATGATCGACTGAGTGAAACCATACCTTCTCGGCCCATTGGACTGAATTTGACCTACAATGTGACAGGTCAGCTGATACAGGCCAACCCAATTGATGCATGTGCAGCGATTCAAAACAATGTTACTGGAAAAGTGGTTTTAGTCCGGAGAGGAACCTGTGGCTTTCAAGATAAAGTGTTAAATGCACAAACTGCTGGAGCCATTGCAGTCATCCATTATGATAACAACGTATCAAACAATGTACCGATCGTAAATCCATACCCAGATCCAAATTTAATATCAATTCCTACCACAATTATCTCAGGTAATGCTGGAACAGATTTAGTTGATAGCTTAGCAACGTTTAACACCAATGCGACGCTCCGAAGGTAG
- a CDS encoding NAD(P) transhydrogenase subunit alpha produces MEIFVTAVTIFVLAIFVGFEIITKIPPILHTPLMSGSNAISGITLIGALYAAGIQESNMTKILGLLSVIFATINVVGGFLVTHRMLGMFKKKDAPK; encoded by the coding sequence ATGGAAATATTTGTTACAGCCGTCACGATTTTCGTCCTCGCGATCTTCGTGGGATTTGAAATCATCACAAAAATCCCTCCCATCCTCCACACCCCACTTATGTCGGGTTCCAACGCCATTTCCGGCATCACTTTGATTGGGGCACTGTATGCCGCAGGGATCCAAGAGAGTAATATGACCAAAATTTTAGGATTACTCTCGGTAATTTTTGCCACTATCAACGTTGTGGGTGGATTTCTTGTCACTCATAGAATGCTTGGCATGTTTAAGAAAAAGGATGCACCAAAATAA
- a CDS encoding NAD(P)(+) transhydrogenase (Re/Si-specific) subunit beta gives MELISILNLAYLIASILFIVGIKQLAHPKTATRGNFLGALGMLIAVVATLFDREILSYEWIAVGVLIGSVIGIVLAIKIQMTAMPQLVAVLNGFGGIASVFVAGAALQLSIPKYQYAVNYQEIVSIVFSAIVGGITFSGSFIAFGKLQGFITEKAVRYPGDQLVKILVGLTAVGLGVYGCLEPTDESIYWILSGVSLFLGIFLVIPIGGADMPVVISLLNSYSGIAASATGFVLNNNVLIIAGSLVGASGIILTQIMCKAMNRSLTNVLFGGFGAVATEMKDDGDFYSGKVKSTSAEEVAMLLDVARSVVIVPGYGMAVAQAQHTVRDLYQLLTARGIDVTFAIHPVAGRMPGHMNVLLAEADIPYDRLKEMDEINSTFENVDVVIVNGANDVTNPLAKTDPKSPIAGMPILDVGNAKTVVVIKRSLSPGFAGVPNPLFIADNCLMLFGDGKKATQEMIAALKES, from the coding sequence ATGGAACTCATTAGTATTTTAAATCTCGCTTACCTCATAGCATCCATCCTATTCATCGTAGGAATCAAACAACTCGCGCATCCTAAAACAGCAACTCGAGGAAACTTCCTTGGTGCCCTTGGGATGCTCATTGCGGTTGTTGCCACACTTTTTGACCGAGAAATTTTATCGTATGAGTGGATTGCGGTTGGGGTTCTCATCGGTTCCGTAATTGGGATCGTCCTTGCGATCAAAATCCAAATGACTGCGATGCCACAGCTTGTTGCCGTATTAAACGGATTTGGTGGTATCGCTTCCGTTTTTGTCGCTGGTGCAGCATTACAACTCTCTATTCCTAAATATCAGTACGCAGTCAATTACCAAGAAATTGTATCGATCGTGTTTTCCGCCATCGTAGGTGGGATCACCTTCTCTGGAAGTTTTATCGCTTTTGGTAAGTTACAAGGTTTTATCACAGAAAAAGCAGTTCGTTACCCAGGTGACCAACTGGTCAAAATTCTCGTAGGACTGACAGCAGTAGGACTCGGTGTTTACGGATGTTTGGAACCAACTGACGAATCGATCTATTGGATTCTCAGTGGAGTCAGTTTATTTCTTGGGATCTTCCTTGTGATTCCGATTGGTGGAGCTGATATGCCAGTTGTGATTTCACTCCTCAACTCCTATTCCGGTATCGCTGCATCTGCTACAGGATTTGTTCTCAACAATAATGTTCTCATCATTGCAGGATCACTCGTTGGTGCATCTGGAATCATTCTTACACAAATTATGTGTAAAGCGATGAATCGTAGTTTGACGAATGTTCTTTTTGGTGGATTCGGGGCTGTCGCTACAGAAATGAAAGATGATGGCGATTTTTACTCAGGTAAAGTGAAGTCAACGAGTGCCGAAGAAGTGGCAATGTTACTCGATGTAGCAAGAAGTGTAGTGATTGTTCCAGGATACGGAATGGCAGTTGCACAAGCACAACATACCGTGAGAGATTTATACCAATTACTCACTGCTCGTGGAATTGATGTTACCTTTGCAATCCATCCAGTTGCAGGTCGTATGCCTGGTCACATGAACGTTTTACTTGCAGAAGCAGATATTCCTTATGATCGATTGAAAGAGATGGACGAGATCAATAGTACTTTCGAAAATGTTGATGTTGTGATTGTGAATGGTGCCAATGATGTAACTAACCCTCTTGCAAAAACAGATCCAAAATCTCCAATTGCTGGAATGCCGATATTGGATGTTGGAAACGCAAAAACGGTAGTTGTGATCAAAAGAAGTTTGAGTCCAGGCTTTGCTGGAGTTCCTAATCCATTATTCATTGCTGACAACTGTTTGATGTTGTTTGGTGATGGTAAAAAGGCAACGCAAGAAATGATCGCAGCTTTAAAAGAATCTTAG
- a CDS encoding response regulator transcription factor, with protein MKKQVYIVDDHPLVVDALQNLIAKSEDLECIGSADNIEKAFNDIEQMQPTLVLIDIQLKQNQNGLQLLKRLRTTFPNIAVIIISMLTDDTFVDRAFKLGAMGYVFKEDTTTQIVEAIHTVLKGDYFVSSSQATRLLGHLYRASQKDEKDPIDRLSNRELEVFLMIGEGMPVKEIAANMGLAPSTIETLRSRIKSKLSITENEKLIRVAVEWKYTQAKTDIVVS; from the coding sequence ATGAAAAAACAAGTCTATATCGTTGATGACCATCCTCTTGTAGTAGATGCACTACAAAACCTAATTGCTAAATCGGAAGATTTAGAGTGTATTGGAAGTGCAGATAATATTGAAAAAGCATTTAACGATATAGAACAAATGCAACCGACATTGGTTCTGATTGATATCCAACTCAAACAAAACCAAAATGGTTTGCAACTTTTGAAACGTCTGAGGACAACATTTCCAAATATTGCCGTCATCATTATCAGTATGTTGACGGATGATACTTTTGTGGATCGTGCATTTAAATTAGGTGCGATGGGTTATGTTTTCAAAGAAGACACAACCACACAAATTGTAGAAGCAATCCATACCGTTCTAAAAGGTGATTATTTCGTGAGTTCATCCCAAGCGACAAGGCTCCTTGGGCATCTGTATCGTGCATCCCAGAAAGACGAAAAGGATCCAATCGATAGATTGTCCAATCGTGAATTGGAAGTGTTTCTCATGATTGGAGAAGGTATGCCGGTGAAAGAAATCGCAGCCAATATGGGCCTTGCCCCATCTACAATTGAAACCCTACGATCTCGAATCAAATCGAAACTCAGCATCACTGAAAACGAAAAATTGATTCGTGTAGCGGTTGAGTGGAAGTATACCCAAGCCAAAACTGATATTGTCGTTTCTTAA
- a CDS encoding tetratricopeptide repeat protein — protein sequence MKKTQTFLLFFLLLFLSLVSISADAEDQESIEINAKIEIEKVSRNIINALRYGKFVLADAEWKKIQTEVYKPFAEYDYLNGSLLYTRMEWQEAKESLNKALKKEPNHEAASFLLGMIYAQEDSWAEAKETWLETNQISPYNPFYHYNLGLSYYILKDFQNAISSLNKSLEYKANYNEAKLILAKTYLELNQVEKAKNELTSILEQDPKHMLASHLMGRVVYLMDKDPKKSLTYLKNPRALGWREKKVYARCYFEMRKWREAENLLRPIAYSPFADEYDQSFYLNLLLNLGFDERANDFFHFIQKQSQNESKIAEAYRMLLSSREGKDLLYHNFKLRY from the coding sequence ATGAAAAAAACTCAAACCTTTCTACTGTTTTTCCTGTTACTTTTCCTTTCACTAGTTTCCATTTCTGCAGATGCAGAAGACCAGGAATCGATTGAGATCAATGCAAAGATTGAAATCGAAAAGGTAAGTCGTAATATCATCAACGCACTTCGGTATGGTAAGTTTGTTTTGGCAGATGCGGAATGGAAAAAAATCCAAACAGAAGTTTATAAACCCTTTGCCGAATACGACTATCTGAATGGAAGTTTGCTCTATACCAGAATGGAATGGCAAGAAGCCAAAGAAAGTTTGAATAAGGCATTAAAAAAAGAACCAAACCATGAGGCTGCTAGTTTCCTTTTAGGAATGATTTATGCGCAAGAAGATAGTTGGGCAGAAGCAAAAGAAACATGGCTCGAAACCAACCAAATCTCTCCTTACAATCCATTTTATCATTATAACTTAGGACTTTCTTACTATATTCTAAAAGACTTTCAAAATGCGATCTCGTCCTTAAACAAATCATTAGAATACAAAGCCAATTACAATGAAGCCAAACTGATTTTGGCAAAAACCTACTTGGAACTGAACCAAGTGGAGAAAGCCAAAAATGAACTCACATCTATTTTGGAACAAGATCCGAAACACATGTTAGCTTCCCATTTAATGGGCCGGGTTGTCTATCTAATGGACAAAGATCCGAAAAAATCTCTCACCTATTTAAAAAATCCAAGAGCTCTTGGTTGGAGAGAAAAAAAAGTATATGCACGTTGTTATTTTGAAATGCGTAAATGGCGAGAAGCTGAGAATTTGCTCCGGCCTATCGCCTACTCTCCGTTTGCTGACGAATATGATCAAAGCTTTTATTTAAACTTACTTCTCAATTTAGGTTTTGATGAAAGAGCTAATGATTTTTTCCATTTCATCCAAAAACAATCTCAAAATGAATCCAAAATTGCAGAAGCGTACAGAATGTTACTCTCTTCCCGTGAAGGAAAAGATTTGTTGTACCATAATTTTAAATTGCGTTACTAA
- a CDS encoding cytidylyltransferase domain-containing protein produces the protein MSGTPSTHNSFAFIQARLGSTRFPKKILKPIPEGSNSTFLDHIHRRLSTVFEKNQIVFLIPESDEESIQFLNSRGYLYFCGSELDVRDRFRKASKHFGAEHIFRLTADNPFIDIDSIRYLYEAVLEIKDTYYSLSMLGLPLGMGVECFSAESLFYESDSTNLERHKEHVSLHIKEFPDIHKQYRLSPPHLQRNDSMFQKQFKEISKLRITVDEWKDYQLICNIWNTLGDKNPNFGADEVYLLFQTNPNLFDINANVEQVIFDLPKNENLKKQVNILYGNPSFYGYGHFERCKSLSIFLQINGYAVKLMDHFDEKESEIPHILDLRETEFPIQNTFYIDNLNHPPNNLNAIFFLPHPSHPIKNQNLLSYFSSPLSELKSNQKEIPGKLLVYAGQLEEKQSEQIDNYLLPFLNTSNDSQTPIFQFVLRIGGTKPKDPNINFIPRISYLEFLREMDSSEWILTYFGQTMMEAVVKGKKVSLIGISEIHDTLGRYAEKELGIPYVGKLSDLSKIETFPNKTETKKINYVRDAHKQILNWLNTIVPN, from the coding sequence ATGAGTGGTACACCTTCAACGCATAATAGTTTTGCCTTCATCCAGGCAAGACTTGGCTCCACAAGATTTCCTAAAAAAATTCTAAAACCAATACCAGAAGGTTCTAATTCTACATTTTTGGATCATATCCATCGCCGCCTCTCTACTGTCTTTGAAAAAAACCAAATCGTATTTTTGATTCCAGAATCTGATGAGGAATCCATTCAATTTTTAAATTCACGAGGTTACCTTTATTTCTGCGGTTCCGAATTGGATGTCAGAGATAGATTCCGAAAGGCTAGCAAACATTTTGGGGCAGAACACATATTTCGGCTAACAGCTGATAATCCATTTATTGATATAGATTCCATTCGGTATCTATATGAGGCCGTTTTAGAAATTAAAGATACTTATTATAGTTTATCAATGCTAGGCCTTCCTCTGGGAATGGGAGTAGAATGTTTTTCTGCAGAGTCCTTGTTTTACGAGTCAGATAGTACAAATTTGGAACGGCACAAGGAACATGTTTCGTTGCATATAAAAGAATTTCCAGATATCCATAAACAATATCGTCTTTCTCCTCCTCATTTACAACGAAACGATTCAATGTTTCAAAAACAGTTTAAAGAAATTTCTAAACTTCGGATTACCGTAGATGAATGGAAAGATTATCAATTGATTTGTAATATTTGGAACACTTTAGGAGATAAGAATCCTAACTTTGGAGCAGATGAGGTATACCTACTATTCCAAACCAATCCAAATTTATTTGATATCAATGCCAATGTGGAGCAAGTGATTTTTGATTTACCTAAAAATGAAAATTTAAAGAAACAAGTGAACATTCTTTATGGGAACCCGAGTTTTTATGGATACGGACATTTTGAACGCTGTAAGTCTTTATCTATTTTTTTACAAATCAATGGATATGCAGTCAAATTGATGGATCATTTTGATGAAAAAGAATCAGAAATTCCGCATATATTGGATCTAAGAGAAACAGAATTTCCAATTCAAAATACGTTTTACATCGATAACCTTAACCATCCACCTAACAATCTAAACGCTATTTTTTTTCTACCCCATCCTTCTCATCCGATTAAAAATCAGAATTTACTTTCTTATTTCAGTTCGCCACTATCAGAACTCAAAAGTAATCAAAAAGAAATCCCAGGTAAACTTTTAGTTTATGCTGGACAATTGGAAGAAAAACAATCAGAACAAATTGACAACTACCTATTACCATTCCTTAACACTTCTAATGATTCCCAAACTCCCATATTCCAATTTGTACTTCGAATTGGTGGAACCAAACCAAAGGATCCAAATATCAACTTTATCCCTAGGATTTCGTATCTGGAATTTTTGAGAGAAATGGACTCATCCGAATGGATATTGACTTATTTTGGGCAAACGATGATGGAAGCCGTTGTGAAAGGCAAAAAAGTATCATTGATTGGAATCTCAGAAATCCATGATACTTTAGGTCGTTATGCAGAAAAAGAATTAGGCATCCCTTATGTTGGTAAGTTATCAGATCTTTCTAAAATTGAAACGTTTCCGAACAAAACGGAAACAAAGAAAATCAATTATGTTCGCGATGCCCATAAACAAATCTTAAATTGGTTAAATACCATTGTTCCAAATTGA